A portion of the Agrobacterium tumefaciens genome contains these proteins:
- a CDS encoding alginate lyase, with the protein MCPSAPAISRQTLLDEPRPGSLTIGYEPSEEVPPTENPPRFSWLPDIDDGARYVLRISSDPGFADKKTLVFEDLAWNFFTPDEALPEGRYHWCYALWGPTSATPDSNWSTVRSFEIDASLPKTPLPSRQARHAAAHASHPRLWLNPEQLRCFSEAVAKDPNHCSWSEFYEKSVKPWLERPVMPEPQPYPNNMRVAGLWRQMYIDCQEVIYAIRHLAIAGRVLGRDDLLDASRKWLLAVAGWDPKGATSRAYNDEAGFRIVVALAWGYDWLYDYLSEDERETVRSVLLERTREVADHVIAHARIHVFPYDSHAVRSLSAVLTPACIALQDESDEAGEWLDYTVEFLATLYSPWAGTDGGWAEGPHYWMTGMAYLIEAANLIRSYIGYDLYQRPFFQNTGRFPLYTKAPGTRRANFGDDSTLGDLPGLKLGYNVRQFAGVTGNGHYQWYFDHIKADATGTEMAFYNYGWWDLNFDDLVYRHDYQQVEAVSPADLPALAVFDDIGWATIQQHMEDPERHLQFVFKSSPYGSLSHSHGDQNAFVLYAYGEDLAIQSGYYVAFNSQMHLNWRRQTRSKNAVLIGGKGQYAEKDKALARRAAGRIVSVEENPGHVRIIGDATSAYQVANPLVMKAQREMHFVNDSYFVIVDEVECSEPQELQWLCHTTGAPQTGKSSFRYNGQKAGFYGQFVFSSAGTPQIAAVEGFPDIDPKEFEGLDIHHHVCATVPAATRHRLVTLLVPYSLKEPKRIFSFIDDQGFSTDIYFSDVDDERFKLSLPKQF; encoded by the coding sequence ATGTGTCCCTCTGCCCCGGCAATCTCCCGACAGACACTTCTCGATGAACCCCGGCCGGGTTCATTGACCATTGGCTACGAGCCGAGCGAAGAAGTACCGCCGACGGAGAACCCTCCGCGCTTTTCATGGCTGCCCGACATCGACGACGGTGCGCGCTACGTATTGCGGATTTCGTCCGATCCCGGTTTTGCAGACAAAAAGACGCTCGTCTTTGAAGATCTCGCGTGGAATTTCTTCACGCCGGACGAAGCCCTTCCGGAAGGCCGCTATCACTGGTGTTATGCGTTGTGGGGCCCGACGTCCGCGACGCCGGATTCCAACTGGAGTACCGTGCGCAGCTTCGAGATCGACGCTTCGCTGCCGAAAACGCCGCTACCAAGCAGGCAGGCCCGTCATGCAGCCGCGCATGCCAGCCATCCACGGCTCTGGCTCAATCCGGAACAGTTGCGCTGCTTCTCGGAGGCGGTGGCAAAGGACCCCAATCATTGCAGTTGGTCCGAGTTCTACGAGAAATCGGTAAAACCCTGGCTTGAGCGGCCGGTCATGCCGGAACCTCAGCCTTATCCCAACAATATGCGCGTCGCAGGACTCTGGCGACAGATGTATATCGACTGCCAGGAAGTGATCTATGCGATCCGGCACCTGGCCATTGCCGGTCGGGTGCTCGGACGCGACGATCTACTCGATGCGTCGCGCAAGTGGCTGCTGGCCGTCGCTGGCTGGGACCCGAAAGGCGCGACCTCCCGGGCCTATAATGACGAGGCGGGGTTCCGTATCGTCGTGGCACTCGCCTGGGGCTATGACTGGCTATACGACTATCTGAGCGAAGACGAGCGCGAGACCGTACGCTCGGTTCTTCTTGAACGGACGCGGGAGGTCGCCGACCATGTCATTGCGCATGCCCGCATCCACGTGTTTCCCTATGACAGCCATGCGGTCCGTTCGCTTTCGGCAGTACTGACGCCGGCCTGTATCGCGCTTCAGGACGAAAGCGACGAGGCGGGCGAATGGCTCGATTATACCGTTGAATTCCTTGCCACCCTCTATTCTCCCTGGGCTGGAACTGACGGTGGCTGGGCGGAAGGGCCGCATTACTGGATGACCGGTATGGCCTACCTCATCGAGGCCGCCAATCTGATCCGCTCCTATATCGGCTACGACCTCTATCAACGGCCATTTTTCCAGAACACCGGGCGTTTCCCGCTTTATACCAAGGCGCCGGGAACCCGCCGCGCCAATTTTGGCGACGACTCCACGCTTGGCGATCTTCCCGGCCTGAAACTGGGTTACAATGTTCGGCAATTTGCCGGCGTTACCGGCAACGGCCATTACCAATGGTATTTCGATCACATCAAGGCCGATGCGACGGGCACAGAAATGGCCTTCTACAATTACGGCTGGTGGGACCTGAACTTCGACGATCTCGTCTATCGTCACGACTATCAGCAGGTGGAAGCAGTCTCGCCTGCAGACTTGCCGGCACTCGCTGTTTTCGATGATATCGGTTGGGCGACCATCCAGCAACATATGGAAGACCCGGAACGGCATCTGCAATTCGTCTTCAAATCAAGTCCCTACGGTTCGCTAAGCCACAGCCATGGCGACCAGAATGCCTTTGTCCTCTATGCCTACGGCGAGGATCTGGCGATCCAGTCCGGCTATTACGTGGCGTTCAACTCGCAGATGCATCTGAACTGGCGCCGTCAGACACGGTCGAAGAACGCCGTCCTGATCGGCGGCAAGGGACAATATGCGGAAAAGGACAAGGCGCTCGCGCGCCGCGCCGCCGGCCGTATCGTATCGGTTGAGGAAAATCCCGGACATGTCCGGATCATCGGAGATGCGACGTCTGCCTATCAGGTCGCGAACCCGCTTGTTATGAAAGCGCAGCGCGAAATGCACTTCGTCAACGACAGCTATTTCGTGATTGTCGATGAGGTGGAGTGCTCCGAGCCCCAGGAACTGCAATGGCTTTGCCATACCACAGGGGCACCGCAGACCGGCAAGTCGAGCTTTCGCTACAATGGCCAAAAGGCGGGCTTTTACGGCCAGTTTGTCTTCTCGTCAGCCGGCACACCGCAGATCGCGGCCGTCGAAGGTTTTCCCGACATTGATCCCAAGGAGTTCGAGGGTCTTGATATCCACCATCACGTCTGCGCCACGGTTCCAGCAGCAACTCGGCATCGGCTGGTCACCCTTCTGGTGCCTTACAGTTTAAAGGAGCCGAAGCGCATCTTCAGCTTCATAGACGATCAGGGTTTTTCGACCGACATCTATTTCAGCGACGTCGACGACGAGCGTTTCAAGCTCTCCCTTCCCAAGCAATTCTAA
- a CDS encoding SDR family NAD(P)-dependent oxidoreductase: MQRFTNMTVVVAGAGRDIGRACAIRFAQEGANVVLTYNGAAEGAATAVAEIEKLGRSALAIKADLTNASEVEAAISAAADKFGEIHGLVHVAGGLIARKTIADMDEAFWHQVLDVNLTSLFLTAKAALPKMAKGGAIVTFSSQAGRDGGGPGALAYATSKGAVMTFTRGLAKEVGPNIRVNAVCPGMISTTFHDTFTKPEVREKVAGATSLKREGSSEDVAGLVAFLASDDAAYITGACYDINGGVLFS, translated from the coding sequence ATGCAGCGTTTTACCAACATGACCGTTGTTGTAGCCGGCGCCGGCCGGGATATCGGCCGGGCATGCGCCATTCGTTTTGCGCAGGAAGGCGCCAATGTCGTCCTCACCTATAATGGAGCCGCTGAAGGTGCGGCCACGGCCGTTGCCGAAATCGAAAAGCTTGGCCGTTCGGCTCTGGCGATCAAGGCAGACCTGACAAACGCAAGCGAAGTAGAGGCTGCCATTTCTGCTGCCGCAGACAAATTCGGCGAGATCCATGGCCTTGTCCATGTTGCGGGTGGGCTTATCGCCCGCAAGACAATCGCTGACATGGACGAAGCCTTCTGGCATCAGGTCCTCGACGTCAACCTGACGTCGCTGTTCCTGACAGCCAAGGCCGCACTGCCCAAAATGGCAAAGGGCGGCGCGATCGTAACCTTCTCGTCGCAGGCGGGCCGTGACGGCGGCGGGCCGGGCGCGCTCGCCTATGCCACTTCCAAGGGTGCAGTGATGACCTTTACCCGAGGACTTGCCAAGGAAGTTGGCCCGAATATTCGCGTCAACGCCGTCTGCCCCGGCATGATCTCCACCACCTTCCACGACACCTTCACCAAACCCGAAGTGCGTGAAAAGGTGGCAGGCGCCACATCGCTGAAGCGCGAAGGCTCAAGCGAAGACGTTGCCGGTCTGGTGGCGTTTCTTGCGTCCGACGATGCTGCTTATATCACCGGCGCCTGCTACGACATCAATGGCGGCGTCCTGTTCTCCTGA
- a CDS encoding SGNH/GDSL hydrolase family protein — protein MSVSLPRASRIAVLGTSLVQQNHIGDASSLATSARGWMSWAEVLSHGRLCCPVHHDPSAPTGWEPSNRPGVSRFFSGLNFGVSGQKAIEIERRLPRLLKSDFDLVIVDAGTNDMMVETRQTIADTRARIVSALLDAGKTVILLPILARGTGKWPAGGTERAKAHWINRQSIEFAADNANCHVFDWNSAWVDPESEFGEPHPGYSDDGTHFAVTGAFAVGKLLATYLEAIMPRAPARILATDDRFDPVNNPAGNLAADFSALTVTETGEQSHRLGGRLVHPGTGLWVEAICDVDVPAHSDVLGISLRLKDAAAEGQEAVALAPFRAEDGTFFPFPATQWTGALRTPPLKLRPGEAPPEVFLDVILRPGSQPIEIDVNRIEVRPVSSPVRQ, from the coding sequence ATGTCCGTATCGTTACCAAGGGCGAGCCGGATTGCCGTTCTCGGCACTTCGCTCGTCCAGCAGAACCATATTGGCGACGCGTCCTCGCTTGCCACATCGGCCCGCGGCTGGATGAGCTGGGCCGAGGTATTGTCGCATGGCAGACTTTGCTGCCCTGTCCACCATGATCCATCAGCACCAACAGGCTGGGAACCGAGCAATCGACCGGGTGTCAGCCGGTTCTTTTCCGGCCTCAATTTCGGAGTTTCCGGCCAGAAGGCAATCGAGATCGAACGGCGGCTACCGCGACTGCTGAAATCGGATTTCGATCTGGTCATCGTCGATGCCGGCACCAACGACATGATGGTGGAGACACGCCAGACGATTGCCGATACACGGGCGCGGATCGTTTCGGCTCTGCTCGACGCAGGCAAAACCGTCATCCTGCTCCCGATCCTCGCCCGTGGCACCGGGAAATGGCCGGCTGGCGGTACAGAGCGGGCAAAAGCGCACTGGATCAACCGGCAGAGCATCGAATTTGCCGCAGATAATGCCAATTGCCATGTCTTCGACTGGAACTCGGCATGGGTCGATCCCGAAAGTGAATTCGGCGAGCCTCATCCCGGCTATTCCGACGACGGCACCCATTTTGCGGTGACAGGCGCTTTTGCCGTAGGAAAGCTGCTTGCCACCTATCTGGAGGCGATCATGCCGCGCGCGCCGGCCCGTATCCTGGCGACAGACGATCGTTTTGACCCGGTGAACAATCCAGCAGGCAATCTGGCAGCTGATTTTTCAGCCCTGACAGTCACGGAAACAGGTGAACAAAGCCACCGTCTCGGCGGGCGGCTTGTCCATCCGGGCACAGGCTTATGGGTGGAGGCCATATGCGATGTTGATGTGCCGGCGCATAGCGACGTACTCGGAATATCGCTGCGTCTGAAAGATGCTGCAGCCGAAGGACAGGAGGCGGTAGCACTTGCGCCTTTCCGTGCCGAAGACGGCACATTTTTTCCTTTCCCTGCCACCCAATGGACAGGGGCGCTCAGAACTCCTCCCCTGAAACTCAGGCCGGGTGAAGCCCCTCCCGAAGTTTTTCTCGATGTGATCCTGCGGCCCGGTTCTCAACCGATCGAAATCGACGTCAACCGCATCGAGGTTCGACCTGTTTCAAGTCCGGTACGCCAATGA
- a CDS encoding carbohydrate ABC transporter permease, which yields MANFNLYSRGDRIFGWANAILLGLFVLSTLYPFIYVLSVSLSSGAAVTAGRVTLWPVDVTLAAYDRVLSDRMFWVAYGNTFIYTFGGTLMSLLIMIPGAYALSRKRLRGRTFFNIAIAFTLWFNAGMIPFFLNMRDLGLLDSRFGIILGFAANAFNVILLRNFFEAVPKSFEEAAKMDGASELQLLWKVFIPLSKPAIVTVALFCIVSRWNGYFWAMVLLRGEEKIPLQVYLKRVIVDLNSNDEFASSLLTAHYSFETVTSAIMIASIIPVLIIYPYAQKYFTKGILLGGVKE from the coding sequence ATGGCAAACTTCAATCTTTATTCCCGCGGCGACAGGATTTTTGGCTGGGCAAATGCCATTCTTCTGGGTCTGTTCGTTCTGTCGACGCTTTATCCCTTCATCTATGTGCTTTCGGTCTCGCTATCTTCGGGGGCCGCCGTCACGGCTGGCCGTGTCACGCTATGGCCGGTTGATGTGACCCTTGCCGCTTACGACAGGGTATTGTCCGACAGGATGTTCTGGGTCGCCTATGGCAACACGTTCATCTACACCTTCGGCGGCACGCTGATGAGCCTGCTGATCATGATCCCCGGAGCCTACGCCCTTTCGCGCAAACGCCTGCGCGGCCGCACTTTCTTCAACATCGCCATCGCTTTTACGCTGTGGTTCAACGCCGGCATGATCCCTTTCTTTCTGAACATGCGTGATCTTGGACTTCTCGACAGCCGCTTCGGCATCATCCTCGGATTTGCGGCAAACGCCTTCAACGTCATTCTGCTGCGCAACTTCTTCGAAGCGGTGCCAAAGTCCTTCGAAGAAGCCGCCAAAATGGACGGTGCAAGCGAGTTGCAGCTGCTGTGGAAGGTGTTCATTCCGCTTTCCAAGCCCGCAATCGTCACCGTTGCGCTGTTCTGCATCGTTTCGCGGTGGAACGGTTACTTCTGGGCGATGGTCTTGCTGCGCGGCGAGGAGAAGATCCCGCTTCAGGTCTATCTGAAGCGCGTGATCGTCGATCTTAACTCGAATGACGAATTCGCATCGAGCCTTCTCACCGCCCACTATTCGTTCGAGACGGTAACATCCGCGATCATGATCGCTTCCATCATTCCCGTCCTCATCATTTACCCCTACGCGCAGAAGTATTTCACCAAAGGAATTCTGCTGGGCGGAGTCAAAGAGTAG
- a CDS encoding extracellular solute-binding protein, whose translation MTAATLALPASAQDSGKISKDPLELTIHFHFRDKYVYSEKWPVEQKAAEITNIHVRNVASLATTSSRDAFNLLIASGNLPDIVGGDATGGLKEDFIRYGLEGAFIPLDDLIEENAPNLKAFFDSHKEIRNAISGPDGKLYFIPYVPDGKFSRGWFIRQDWLDKLGLKQPETPEEVYEVLKAFRDKDPNGNGLKDEVPYFAREEIDAVRLINLWDARVSGSERYGDFAVYDGQLRHPWAEENYKTGISNVAKWYKEGLIDKEIFTRGARSREYLLGNNLGGMTHDWFASTSTYNDALSPKINGFALKPMLPPKTVSGQRFEDSRRLRVQPVGWAISATNEHPVETIKYFDFWFSQQGRILSNFGVEGLTYEMVDGKPQFKKEILDNKDPVNAQLWAVGAAIPRGYWMDYEYERQWTNKIALEGIDMYDKCNCLKDEFMGVSLNAEEKATFDRYWPSILTYMTEMQQTWILGAQDVDAGWDAYKKRLTALGYDEVIKMMQSAYDRQYKAAQ comes from the coding sequence ATGACAGCCGCAACCCTGGCCTTGCCGGCATCGGCGCAGGATTCAGGGAAAATTTCCAAGGATCCGCTGGAGCTTACGATCCACTTCCACTTCCGGGACAAATACGTCTACTCGGAAAAATGGCCGGTGGAGCAAAAGGCCGCCGAGATCACCAACATTCATGTCCGCAACGTGGCGTCGCTGGCGACCACCAGCAGCCGCGATGCATTCAACCTTCTGATTGCCTCGGGCAACCTTCCCGACATCGTCGGCGGCGACGCCACGGGCGGGCTGAAGGAAGACTTCATTCGCTACGGGTTGGAGGGCGCATTCATTCCACTCGATGACCTGATCGAGGAAAACGCCCCCAACCTCAAGGCATTCTTCGACAGCCACAAGGAAATCCGCAACGCCATCTCCGGACCGGACGGCAAGCTCTATTTCATCCCTTACGTCCCTGATGGCAAGTTCTCGCGCGGTTGGTTCATCCGCCAGGATTGGCTCGACAAGCTTGGGCTGAAGCAGCCGGAAACACCGGAAGAGGTCTACGAAGTTCTGAAAGCCTTCCGTGACAAGGACCCGAACGGCAACGGTCTCAAGGATGAAGTTCCCTACTTTGCCCGTGAGGAAATCGATGCGGTCCGCCTTATCAATCTGTGGGATGCGCGCGTGTCCGGATCCGAGCGTTATGGCGACTTTGCCGTTTATGACGGACAACTTCGTCATCCCTGGGCGGAGGAAAACTACAAGACCGGGATTTCCAACGTGGCCAAATGGTACAAGGAAGGCCTGATCGACAAGGAGATTTTCACCCGCGGTGCTCGCTCGCGTGAATATCTGCTGGGCAACAATCTCGGCGGCATGACGCATGACTGGTTCGCCAGTACCTCGACCTACAACGACGCCCTGTCGCCAAAGATCAACGGTTTCGCGCTAAAGCCGATGCTGCCGCCAAAGACGGTCTCGGGCCAACGGTTTGAGGATTCCCGTCGGCTGCGTGTCCAGCCCGTCGGCTGGGCTATTTCGGCGACCAACGAACACCCGGTCGAAACAATCAAGTATTTCGATTTCTGGTTCTCTCAACAGGGGCGCATCCTGTCGAATTTCGGCGTCGAAGGCCTGACCTACGAGATGGTCGATGGCAAGCCGCAATTCAAGAAGGAAATCCTCGACAACAAGGACCCGGTGAATGCCCAGTTGTGGGCGGTCGGTGCGGCGATCCCGCGCGGATACTGGATGGACTACGAATATGAGCGCCAGTGGACAAACAAGATCGCGCTTGAAGGCATCGATATGTACGACAAGTGCAACTGCCTCAAGGATGAGTTCATGGGCGTTTCCCTGAACGCAGAGGAAAAGGCGACATTCGACCGCTACTGGCCAAGCATCCTCACCTACATGACCGAGATGCAGCAGACCTGGATACTGGGTGCCCAGGACGTCGATGCCGGCTGGGATGCCTACAAGAAGCGCCTCACGGCACTCGGTTACGACGAGGTCATCAAGATGATGCAATCGGCCTATGACCGCCAGTACAAGGCCGCGCAATAA